The following proteins come from a genomic window of Candidatus Thiodiazotropha sp. CDECU1:
- the gspJ gene encoding type II secretion system minor pseudopilin GspJ has product MPNHPPRCHGFTLLELLIAMMIFAILATFVYTGLKVVLDTEHQTSQYSQRISKLQLGLNLMQRDIEQLVARPVRDEYGDQQPALKSGGISDILLELTRDGFSNPMQLPRSNLQRVGYTFEENTLYRLTWPTLDRSQESEPYRQKLIGDIASLELVFYDKALQEKREWPPRTSGGQDEDPSTLPVSIELKLELKDWGTIRRLFRAARAIPVADE; this is encoded by the coding sequence ATGCCAAATCACCCTCCCCGTTGTCATGGCTTCACTCTGCTCGAATTACTGATCGCCATGATGATTTTCGCGATTCTGGCTACATTCGTCTATACGGGCCTCAAGGTTGTCCTCGACACTGAGCATCAGACCAGTCAATACAGTCAACGCATCTCCAAGCTTCAACTCGGGCTCAATCTCATGCAGAGAGATATTGAGCAGTTAGTGGCTCGACCGGTGCGGGATGAATACGGTGATCAACAGCCTGCCCTGAAGAGTGGCGGTATTTCAGACATCCTGCTGGAGCTGACGCGGGACGGCTTTTCCAATCCGATGCAATTGCCACGCAGCAATCTACAGCGTGTCGGCTATACCTTTGAGGAGAACACCCTCTACAGACTCACCTGGCCAACCCTGGACAGATCACAGGAGAGCGAACCTTACCGACAGAAACTGATCGGAGATATCGCATCCCTGGAATTGGTTTTCTACGATAAGGCGCTGCAGGAGAAACGGGAATGGCCACCCCGGACAAGCGGTGGCCAGGATGAAGATCCAAGCACACTACCGGTCTCCATCGAACTCAAGCTGGAACTCAAGGACTGGGGTACGATTCGGCGTCTGTTTCGAGCGGCACGGGCGATCCCGGTAGCGGACGAATAA
- the gspK gene encoding type II secretion system minor pseudopilin GspK: protein MSGIPIRSSIHERGVALITAIVIVSIASIAAVAMTHELQLNIRRSSNIFAADQGYLYTLGSEAWSRGMLIRDLNNKKQDGNYDGLDEDWAQELPPTPVEGGQVQAVTTCLQARFNLNNLYLNEDASDADKQVANDNLALFQRLLAILELPESIAQATADWLDEDIKSLYPDGAEDLEYLDLDQPYRTANGFMASPTELRLIKGVDREVYEKLAPYITTLPEQTKINVNTADALIIQALAENLNQADAEQLISEREEEPFTQPNAFVQKLKALLDENKVKSDQITSLISVESQYFQMETVVRMESSSQRLVSLLYKGDEDVIVISRTLGAF from the coding sequence ATGTCAGGTATACCGATTCGCAGTTCGATTCATGAAAGGGGTGTCGCCCTGATCACCGCCATCGTGATTGTCTCGATAGCATCCATCGCCGCCGTGGCCATGACTCATGAACTGCAGTTGAACATTCGCCGCAGCAGTAATATTTTCGCTGCCGACCAGGGCTATCTTTATACCCTGGGTAGTGAAGCCTGGTCACGTGGCATGCTGATCCGGGATCTGAACAACAAAAAGCAGGACGGGAACTATGACGGTCTTGATGAGGACTGGGCCCAAGAGCTTCCACCAACCCCGGTCGAGGGTGGCCAGGTACAAGCCGTTACAACTTGCCTACAGGCCAGATTCAACCTCAACAACCTCTACTTGAACGAAGACGCCAGTGATGCGGATAAACAGGTAGCGAATGACAATCTGGCCCTGTTCCAGCGATTACTGGCGATCTTGGAGCTACCGGAGTCGATTGCTCAAGCAACCGCCGACTGGCTTGATGAGGATATCAAGTCGCTCTACCCTGACGGCGCGGAAGATCTGGAGTATCTCGATCTGGATCAACCCTACCGTACCGCGAACGGGTTCATGGCAAGTCCAACCGAACTAAGGCTGATAAAGGGCGTGGACCGGGAGGTCTATGAGAAGCTGGCCCCATATATCACCACCCTGCCCGAGCAGACCAAGATCAATGTCAATACCGCAGATGCGCTAATCATTCAAGCATTGGCCGAAAACCTGAACCAAGCCGATGCAGAACAGTTGATAAGCGAGCGAGAAGAGGAACCGTTCACGCAACCAAATGCATTTGTGCAAAAACTAAAAGCACTTTTGGACGAAAATAAAGTAAAATCTGATCAAATAACCTCGCTAATCTCAGTTGAGAGTCAATATTTTCAAATGGAGACGGTTGTTCGAATGGAAAGCAGTAGCCAACGACTGGTAAGTCTGTTGTATAAGGGT